A stretch of Drosophila gunungcola strain Sukarami chromosome 3L unlocalized genomic scaffold, Dgunungcola_SK_2 000002F, whole genome shotgun sequence DNA encodes these proteins:
- the LOC128257583 gene encoding AF4/FMR2 family member lilli: MEPNRHHEYQTHHQPQPSMQHHPTHPHHQQPHHQQPHHQQQPIHHHHPPPPPPQQQQQQQPPPPPQQIHQQQHPQHAQHHYQQQLHHHPTSSTSVGSSSSGSYGNHHPQHHPTSLAEDPGRSRTAMYMSRSSQPGLPTPHPHPPAQGSGATGPSGGDPHMQYYTSNQSLTVKKMPEPHPSWSYKSQAVPAPAPAPGLRQHGNPALYATGSTAYWPPPDEQLHHPQQPSRYSYGKPGGPVTGSRSIQGPPLPNSQRYYSEDIKYSTVPAASKVLTYAPPASSSSQPQPPPPTASSSSNSSSVRHYELEHVVNPSNPSNEHQQPSPNYGRKCPPHYETPPEQRSAGATPSSTGTPTSSSSSSSHHQSLYIPMPTFSTEKFQTTVHNAIEKYVRETPGPSLEYPRGGGGAAVGAGSGAAYGRTGYYQQQAVKSSKSSAPPAPPTATASYVKMEPEHALTGSLPQPTRSSLYHNPYNVESRERDSSPAMATVPAPHGYPTKYGKLIQQQHAGGVGTGSSAPYSSYYHQGTPSPAAGAVASPTPAPAPPPAGAPGTNLGPGIPSPHSSQSAPPPLNSQQPASSSSSASSNANYSTLQVYPHGPDICYQPGSQSLPPNQTQSHLNPAKKSPAVTKPNYRALINDMLKRNTASEQELNLQIIKKTLNMEPPGRNHPAPSRVIQQGAPAAPLAVSTAPHPPPPPAIHSPLDLSMRTVKQTADSTEYKYQRPNTDYKLPQAGLGGGLGLPRFDITPNFTAATRSGAATSPAPIAVIRQAPAISVAPLPPTVQVPPAAAAPTLVIKTLQQMRPSVLESNPFAKRQQQLPPETSIVQVNKPPVELMPTPSPSPHNSSNPNYLGRKRHLQEYNQAAAKQARLDAESNQSGSLVAGAPLIATPTSVVVVAPVPVIAVNEQALAAKRERETQPMGLPESSTSASPIPKVEPRIRTKAELKGFTFTPPVLVTSTTTNASSTISPPRTPPNQITNHIQIKLEPAPPKAADLGLDDEVSLGNLMDWGSTCNNLVEQLLSKVVVLPPSLPPASTTTTTTTIKLELSEDDLPVARILKRQPLAAVTPGGGDAESATTQLTTTTNGISSSLGNGSGQKKLSKMEREKKRLQQEQRIAARLAPKQGQTSSSESDTTELHKRNTERQKKPLMRKGRTRQRSPEAASIQQSSDEEQEKANQRLSRSQTSSEESKTKATSTKKDAKKEVKTPNNNKANNSTSLSKTNKKQFDASSQNKSKGEENLKQESHETSSSESHEEDDDEEEEEQEEEEEEEEEEEEPEGDDEEEQEQKNEKQGKKEKQKRVGRRPGSTLKKRIAHKLNTMTRSKHRKELELQLANSKVLRNDKIIRNSTTKIKRKYVRKVVDSKKEMMVTRLRNKRGLNSDLGPLNGRNCKLKGNKVVQSPGKPAKTSPQQQLYLEEYRYKLALKIPHRLISINKLNKVAASLPDLERRDLGQELACFKRNRPKTKAASKQDSTPKSIIDVLHLRVTNGSTPLSAQRKISVSAPASTNLQIHSETSQTSASTSLYEQPQQQEPTENQSLDDLSKRHFSIFDTKVLQSKTRTETKLQKHREIIREIFVGPERPASAPPECAQEADAGDAISYQKYEEFLQQMNSIVSANDNKLARRSLMEDKSVAVPQCPHKRKYLRRKGSSGFDYIRKKKRPTPTQNQNQNQNQNHSQNHNQSQSNASQLTQHLLDHHQSAADERLDDTDSTIAGSSHLTAKVKTEMDVCREIQKWVLNKGVGQSTMHKAARQGLIDVVVYCLDHLNMNPDQKDNAGYTPLHEACTQGWLEIARILLQFGANHSEAAQSGIRPLHGAIENDHEEVVRLLLSYGADPLLATYSGQTPLMLASSELMRGILSAHLIDAQSAAADIKPMRFHGPWEIFDAKEYGYDIFSNVPNTACDMSRALRRERKEAKQQKMSSSNRNSNSNSTMIPNSNGNGLLLATKKEEQEPEDLDQERVKVIKQNGETSATKTGQATTTTTATTMVKLEPGTDEDSNNNKNNDELNANVENNLVTSVVNVKNEVKKEMDAELEAETEAETETNRNSRSRLDDDQTDIETMDSELNGDIFEFEEADVPLPPLYLLKDEGSDKWVLLNDLCNLLKVKSKDTLLNKLCPNNSNALASSQKHLLREFKIDDFLEKATCLQLLCAGEKLNMFSSSKVVLIKYNDSVRNLLGVKTILMKF; the protein is encoded by the exons ATGGAACCCAACAGACATCACGAATATCAGACACATCATCAGCCGCAACCGTCGATGCAGCACCACCCAACGCATCCGCATCACCAGCAACCGCACCACCAGCAAccgcaccaccagcagcaaccGATCCACCACCATCAtccgccgccaccgcctcctcagcagcagcaacaacaacaaccaccaccaccaccgcagcagatccaccagcagcagcatcctCAGCATGCACAGCATCActaccagcagcagctgcatcaCCATCCGACGAGCTCCACATCGGTGGGCAGTTCCTCCTCCGGCAGCTATGGCAATCACCACCCCCAGCATCACCCAACCTCTTTAGCTGAGGATCCCGGGCGATCCCGGACAGCGATGTATATGAGCAGGAGCAGCCAACCCGGCTTGCCAACACCCCATCCCCATCCTCCGGCCCAGGGATCAGGGGCCACTGGTCCCAGCGGAGGTGATCCCCACATGCAATACTACACCTCGAACCAAAGTTTGACGGTGAAGAAAATGCCCGAACCGCATCCCAGTTGGAGCTACAAAAGCCAAGCTGTACCTGCTCCAGCTCCGGCGCCTGGATTGCGACAACATGGCAATCCCGCCCTTTATGCGACGGGCAGCACAGCCTACTGGCCGCCACCGGATGAGCAACTGCATCACCCGCAGCAGCCATCCAGATATTCCTATGGGAAACCAGGAGGCCCAGTCACGGGCTCGAGATCTATTCAAGGACCACCCCTGCCAAACAGCCAGCGATACTACAGCGAGGACATCAAGTACTCCACGGTACCGGCCGCATCCAAGGTGCTTACCTACGCGCCGCCAGCCAGCAGCTCCTCGCAGCCACAGCCACCGCCACCCACCGCTAGCTCGTCCTCCAACTCGTCATCCGTCCGCCACTATGAGCTCGAACATGTGGTTAATCCTAGTAATCCCAGCAACGAGCACCAGCAACCCAGTCCGAATTATGGTAGGAAGTGCCCGCCGCACTACGAAACTCCGCCGGAGCAGAGGAGTGCCGGGGCCACGCCCTCTTCGACGGGCACGCCcacatcgtcatcatcatcatcatcacacCACCAGAGCCTGTACATACCGATGCCGACATTTAGTACGGAAAAGTTTCAAACTACCGTGCATAATGCAATCGAAAAGTACGTGAGGGAAACGCCGGGACCCAGTTTGGAATATCCCCGAGGTGGGGGCGGAGCAGCAGTGGGAGCTGGCAGTGGTGCTGCCTATGGACGCACTGGCTACTACCAACAGCAGGCGGTGAAGAGTTCCAAGAGTTCTGCGCCACCTGCTCCACCAACTGCCACCGCTAGTTATGTGAAAATGGAACCAGAGCATGCGCTTACCGGAAGTTTGCCGCAACCCACGCGATCCTCGCTTTATCACAATCCCTACAATGTGGAGAGCAGAGAAAGGGATTCCTCGCCAGCAATGGCCACTGTGCCGGCGCCACATGGTTATCCAACGAAATATGGAAAGCTGATACAGCAGCAGCATGCTGGCGGCGTGGGAACTGGTAGCTCTGCGCCGTATTCAAGTTACTATCACCAGGGAACCCCTTCGCCGGCAGCGGGGGCGGTTGCCTCGCCCAcgccagcaccagcaccaccgcCTGCCGGAGCGCCAGGAACGAATCTGGGTCCCGGTATACCTTCTCCACACAGCAGCCAGTCTGCTCCTCCGCCACTCAACAGTCAGCAGCCCGCCTCATCCTCATCGTCAGCCTCTAGCAATGCCAACTACTCTACGCTGCAGGTTTATCCGCACGGGCCAGACATCTGCTACCAGCCCGGTAGTCAATCCCTGCCGCCAAACCAAACCCAGAGTCATCTAAATCCGGCCAAAAAATCACCAGCTGTTACTAAACCAAACTATCGGGCCTTAATCAACGATATGTTGAAGAGGAATACGGCCAGTGAGCAGGAACTGAATCTGCAGATCATCAAGAAGACTCTCAATATGGAACCGCCAGGAAGAAATCATCCTGCACCCAGTCGAGTCATCCAACAGGGTGCTCCAGCCGCTCCCCTTGCCGTCTCAACTGCTCCACATCCGCCGCCACCGCCAGCGATTCACTCGCCATTGGATTTATCCATGCGTACGGTCAAGCAGACAGCGGATTCCACGGAGTACAAGTACCAGCGGCCCAACACGGACTACAAGCTACCGCAGGCGGGTTTGGGTGGAGGCTTGGGATTGCCTAGGTTCGACATCACGCCCAACTTCACGGCGGCCACCAGGAGCGGAGCAGCCACGAGTCCGGCGCCAATAGCTGTGATACGACAGGCACCGGCCATTTCGGTCGCCCCACTCCCACCCACGGTCCAAGTTCCTCCGGCGGCGGCTGCCCCGACGTTGGTGATCAAAACCCTGCAACAGATGCGTCCCAGTGTTCTGGAAAGCAATCCGTTTGCcaagcgacagcagcaactgccGCCAGAGACGAGTATTGTCCAGGTGAACAAGCCACCGGTGGAACTGATGCCCACGCCGTCGCCCAGTCCCCACAACAGCAGTAATCCCAACTATTTGGGTAGGAAGCGGCACCTGCAGGAGTACAATCAAGCCGCTGCCAAGCAGGCAAGATTGGATGCGGAATCCAATCAATCAGGATCTCTAGTCGCAGGAGCACCCCTAATTGCCACTCCCACATCAGTGGTTGTAGTGGCTCCAGTGCCCGTAATCGCTGTCAATGAGCAGGCGCTGGCCGCCAAGCGGGAAAGGGAAACGCAACCCATGGGCCTGCCGGAATCATCCACTTCCGCCAGTCCCATACCCAAGGTGGAGCCGCGCATACGGACCAAAGCAGAGCTAAAGGGTTTCACATTTACACCACCTGTGCTGGTGacctccaccaccaccaatGCTTCAAGTACAATTTCGCCACCCAGGACACCGCCTAACCAGATTACCAATCACATACAAATCAAGCTGGAGCCAGCGCCACCGAAGGCGGCCGATTTGGGTCTAGATGATGAAGTGAGCTTGGGCAACCTGATGGACTGGGGCAGTACGTGTAACAATCTTGTCGAGCAATTACTCAGCAAGGTTGTGGTCTTGCCACCCTCTTTGCCACCCGCCTccactactactactactactactattaAACTGGAGCTGAGTGAAGATGATCTGCCAGTGGCTCGCATTCTCAAGAGGCAACCGTTGGCAGCTGTTACTCCAGGAGGTGGAGATGCCGAATCGGCCACCACCCAATTGACCACAACCACCAACGGAATTTCGTCGTCTTTGGGCAATGGCAGTGGCCAAAAGAAACTGAGCAAAATGGAGCGGGAGAAGAAACGtctgcagcaggagcaacGAATCGCCGCCCGTTTGGCGCCCAAACAGGGACAAACTAGCTCGTCGGAGAGCGATACCACGGAGCTCCATAAGCGTAATACTGAAAGACAAAAGAAGCCTCTCATGCGGAAGGGAAGAACCAGGCAAAGATCCCCGGAAGCAGCCAGCATTCAGCAGAGCAGCGATGAGGAGCAGGAGAAGGCGAATCAGCGTCTTAGCCGCAGTCAAACCTCCAGTGAGGAGAGTAAAACGAAAGCCACCTCTACCAAAAAGGATGCTAAAAAGGAGGTTAAGACTCCCAATAACAACAAGGCCAACAATAGTACCTCACTAAGCAAAACCAACAAGAAACAATTTGATGCTTCCAGCCAAAACAAATCCAAGGGGGAGGAGAATCTAAAGCAAGAAAGCCACGAGACCAGCTCCTCCGAAAGTCACGAAGAAGACGACGACGAAGAGgaagaggagcaggaggaggaggaggaggaagaggaggaggaagaaGAGCCTGAAGGGGATGACgaagaggagcaggagcagaagaACGAAAAGCAGGGAAAAAAGGAGAAACAGAAGCGTGTGGGCAGACGTCCAGGTAGCACCCTAAAAAAACGCATTGCCCACAAGCTGAACACCATGACCCGCTCCAAACATCGCAAGGAACTCGAACTTCAGTTGGCCAACAGTAAGGTGCTACGCAATGACAAGATCATTCGAAATTCCACCACCAAAATCAAGAGGAAGTACGTCCGCAAAGTGGTGGACAGCAAAAAGGAGATGATGGTCACGCGTTTGCGAAACAAACGTGGCTTGAACTCGGACTTGGGACCACTGAATGGTAGAAATTGCAAGCTGAAGGGCAACAAAGTGGTCCAAAGTCCTGGAAAACCAGCAAAGACTTCGCCCCAGCAGCAGTTGTACCTCGAGGAGTATCGCTATAAGTTGGCCTTGAAAATCCCCCACCGCCTGATCTCGATCAATAAGCTCAATAAAGTGGCCGCCTCATTGCCGGACTTGGAGCGGCGTGATCTCGGCCAGGAGTTGGCCTGTTTCAAGCGAAATAGACCAAAGACCAAGGCAGCCAGTAAGCAGGATTCCACACCGAAATCCATAATCGATGTACTCCACTTGAGGGTAACCAATGGCAGTACCCCCCTTAGTGCTCAAAGGAAGATCTCCGTCTCGGCACCCGCTTCCACCAACCTGCAGATCCACAGTGAAACCTCGCAAACCTCCGCCTCGACGTCACTGTACGAGCAaccgcagcagcaggagcCCACTGAAAACCAGTCGCTCGATGATCTCAGCAAGCGGCACTTCAGCATCTTCGATACCAAAGTGTTGCAGAGCAAAACCCGGACGGAAACCAAGTTGCAGAAACACCGGGAGATCATCCGTGAGATATTCGTTGGCCCGGAGCGTCCGGCTTCGGCTCCACCGGAATGCGCCCAAGAGGCGGATGCTGGCGATGCCATCAGTTACCAGAAGTACGAGGAGTTCCTGCAGCAAATGAACAGCATTGTCAGTGCCAATGACAACAAGCTGGCCAGGAGATCTCTGATGGAGGACAAGTCCGTAGCAGTGCCTCAGTGTCCGCACAAGAGGAAGTACCTTCGCCGTAAAGGCAGTTCGGGCTTTGATTATATACGCAAGAAAAAGAGACCAACTCCAactcagaatcagaatcaaaATCAGAACCAGAATCACAgtcaaaatcataatcaaagCCAATCCAATGccagtcaattgacacaacatCTATTGGATCACCATCAGAGTGCGGCGGATGAGCGATTGGATGATACGGACAGCACCATAGCTGGTAGCTCGCACCTTACTGCGAAAGTCAAAACGGAGATGGATGTTTGCCGGGAGATCCAGAAGTGGGTGCTCAACAAGGGAGTGGGTCAGAGTACCATGCACAAGGCTGCTCGTCAGGGATTGATCGATGTGGTGGTCTACTGCTTGGATCATCTGAATATGAACCCGGATCAGAAGGACAATGCCGGCTATACGCCCCTCCATGAGGCCTGCACTCAGGGATGGTTGGAGATTGCCAGGATTTTGCTGCAATTCGGAGCCAATCACTCGGAGGCTGCCCAATCCGGAATCCGGCCCTTGCATGGTGCCATCGAAAACGATCATGAGGAGGTGGTGCGTCTGTTGCTCTCCTATGGCGCCGATCCGTTGCTGGCAACGTACTCAG GTCAAACCCCGCTAATGTTAGCTTCAAGCGAGTTGATGCGTGGCATTCTGAGCGCTCATCTCATCGATGCACAAAGTGCCGCCGCTGACATCAAGCCAATGCGGTTCCATGGGCCTTGGGAGATATTTG ATGCTAAGGAGTATGGTTATGATATATTCAGTAATGTACCGAATACAGCTTGTGATATGAGCAGAGCTCTACGTAGAGAAAGGAAGGAGGCCAAGCAGCAGAAgatgagcagcagcaacaggaacagcaacagcaacagcaccatGATCCCAAATTCCAACGGCAATGGCTTGTTGTTGGCAACCAagaaggaggagcaggagcccGAGGATTTGGACCAGGAGCGGGTGAAAGTGATCAAGCAGAACGGGGAGACGAGTGCAACGAAGACTGGACAAGCAACGAcgacaacaacggcaacaacgatggtCAAATTGGAACCGGGAACCGATGAGGATAGCAATAACAATAAGAACAACGACGAGCTAAATGCaaatgttgaaaataatttagtaaCAAGCGTTGTGAATGTCAAGAATGAAGTGAAAAAGGAAATGGATGCTGAATTagaagcggaaacggaagcagAAACAGAAACGAATAGGAATAGTAGGAGTAGGCTAGACGACGATCAGACGGACATCGAGACAATGGATAGTGAATTGAATGGtgatatttttgaatttgaagaGGCCGATGTGCCCTTGCCACCACTGTACTTGCTCAAAGACGAGGGCAGTGATAAATGGGTACTACTCAACGACTTGTGCAATTTACTTAAAGTTAAATCAAAGGATACGCTGCTCAACAAG CTCTGTCCGAACAACAGCAATGCGTTGGCCAGCAGTCAGAAGCACCTGCTTCGGGAGTTCAAAATCGACGACTTCCTGGAGAAGGCCACCTGCCTGCAGCTGTTGTGCGCGGGTGAAAAGCTGAACATGTTCAGCTCCTCGAAGGTTGTACTCATCAAATACAACGACAGTGTGCGGAACTTGTTGGGCGTCAAGaccattttaatgaaattttaa
- the LOC128257589 gene encoding uncharacterized protein LOC128257589: MDLDAAGAAQSPTEMRFCGLGTHKLRTPYRKLTNPYLLRFAKKLSSELIEGSLLCRSCYSSLVRLYNVKNDHAKQHALNREAESISDASSSQRVNSSQDSGSAVSVIPAGRSKSTLPECIDQPLIRSDTSSENPTADLSISSSDDRPTTSAAAAKKRQRQAEKTHKAPSPKRPRPVLVSPSTDTSISDDYDANSNLSLNAVNGTRLPHIQPIPKRRQVVHPNKKAMDIYLAGTTGG; encoded by the coding sequence ATGGATCTTGATGCAGCTGGAGCAGCTCAAAGTCCGACGGAGATGCGTTTTTGCGGACTGGGCACTCACAAATTGAGAACTCCGTACCGTAAATTGACAAATCCGTATTTGCTGCGTTTTGCCAAAAAGCTTTCCTCTGAACTTATCGAGGGTTCACTTCTGTGCCGTTCTTGTTATTCATCTCTTGTCCGGTTATATAACGTTAAGAACGACCATGCCAAGCAACATGCTCTCAACAGGGAGGCGGAGAGCATTTCGGATGCCAGCAGCAGTCAGCGGGTTAATTCCTCTCAAGACTCCGGCTCCGCAGTGTCGGTGATCCCGGCAGGACGGTCCAAGTCCACCCTGCCAGAGTGCATCGATCAGCCGCTCATACGGTCCGATACTAGTTCCGAAAATCCCACAGCGGATTTGTCAATATCCTCGTCAGATGATAGACCCACCACGAGTGCTGCTGCGGCCAAGAAGAGACAGCGCCAGGCCGAAAAGACCCACAAGGCACCATCGCCCAAAAGGCCACGCCCTGTATTGGTATCCCCGAGCACGGACACGTCCATCAGTGATGACTATGATGCCAACTCCAATCTGAGTCTAAACGCCGTGAATGGCACTCGTCTGCCGCACATCCAGCCGATACCAAAGAGGCGCCAGGTTGTGCACCCAAACAAGAAGGCCATGGACATATATTTGGCTGGAACCACGGGAGGATAG